A genomic segment from uncultured Marinifilum sp. encodes:
- a CDS encoding PAAR domain-containing protein, with protein sequence MAGKPIATIGNMHVCPMCSGTVPHVGGPVTGPGSPNVLVNGKPATLMGDMCVCSGPPDTIVQGEVGVLINGTPVATVGSMTAHGGQISQGEPNVIISSATPSSSATASPNEIPFPEISPVQVAVSKVSGVLKGNNANQSIVEAKQNTSEIKKESKKHGYMSKADFSL encoded by the coding sequence ATGGCAGGAAAACCAATAGCAACAATAGGCAACATGCATGTTTGCCCTATGTGCAGCGGAACAGTTCCTCATGTAGGCGGTCCGGTAACTGGACCTGGTTCACCAAATGTACTTGTAAACGGAAAACCAGCTACCCTAATGGGCGACATGTGCGTATGTTCAGGACCTCCTGATACTATAGTTCAAGGAGAAGTTGGTGTATTAATAAATGGCACACCAGTTGCAACAGTTGGCAGTATGACAGCCCACGGCGGACAAATTAGTCAGGGAGAACCAAACGTAATCATCAGTTCTGCAACTCCTTCTTCATCGGCAACGGCATCACCAAACGAAATACCCTTCCCCGAAATAAGTCCGGTACAAGTAGCCGTTTCAAAAGTAAGCGGTGTATTAAAAGGCAATAATGCCAATCAAAGCATAGTTGAAGCCAAACAAAATACATCAGAAATCAAAAAAGAATCAAAAAAACACGGCTACATGTCAAAAGCTGACTTTAGCCTGTAA
- a CDS encoding Fic family protein: MKNFDRQKPFNELPLLPPNEGIENNPVILKRLVLASRALATVNGNLNRLPNPLMLINTLALQEAKTSTEIENIFTTEDELYKAISDTYKETKVNAATKEVLKYREALWAGYKELQKQQTIDTNLIKQIFNQIKESNSGYRPPQAQVVIKRGESEFRSGEIIYTPPRGEGLIEKLVDNLVEYLNNDEKYPTDPLLKMCIAHYQFEAIHPFQDGNGRTGRILNLLYLFSKGLLCQPVLYMSKYIILNKEDYYFKLGAVTQRNSWEAWIEFMLEATEKTSILTNTRINEILSQMESTLEYAKKKIKWYNKEINEALFGQPYIKPSLIGEITGKTSRTTLTKYMNELVEYKILTPKKDGVEVFYINEDLIRILEGN, translated from the coding sequence ATGAAAAACTTTGATAGACAAAAGCCTTTTAACGAATTGCCATTATTACCTCCGAATGAAGGTATTGAAAATAATCCAGTTATTTTGAAGCGACTTGTTTTAGCTTCTAGAGCCTTGGCGACAGTAAATGGAAATTTGAATCGATTACCAAATCCACTAATGCTGATAAATACATTAGCTTTACAAGAGGCAAAAACATCTACGGAGATAGAAAATATTTTTACTACAGAAGACGAATTATACAAAGCAATTTCTGACACATACAAGGAAACAAAAGTAAATGCAGCAACGAAAGAAGTATTAAAATACAGAGAAGCTCTTTGGGCTGGTTACAAAGAACTACAGAAACAACAGACAATTGACACGAATTTAATTAAACAAATTTTTAACCAAATAAAGGAAAGTAATTCAGGGTATAGACCACCACAAGCGCAAGTAGTTATAAAAAGGGGAGAAAGTGAATTTCGCTCTGGAGAAATTATATACACACCTCCAAGAGGGGAAGGATTGATTGAAAAATTAGTGGATAATTTGGTGGAATATTTAAATAATGATGAAAAATATCCAACAGACCCTTTATTAAAAATGTGTATAGCGCACTATCAGTTCGAAGCAATTCATCCATTTCAAGATGGTAATGGTCGAACAGGTAGAATTTTAAATCTTTTATACTTGTTTAGTAAGGGGTTGTTATGTCAACCAGTTCTTTACATGTCAAAATATATAATTTTAAACAAAGAGGATTATTATTTTAAACTTGGTGCAGTAACGCAACGAAATTCTTGGGAAGCATGGATTGAATTCATGTTAGAAGCGACAGAAAAGACTTCAATTCTTACAAATACAAGAATTAATGAGATATTATCTCAAATGGAATCAACCCTTGAATATGCAAAGAAAAAAATAAAATGGTATAATAAGGAAATCAACGAAGCATTATTTGGTCAACCATATATTAAACCAAGTCTAATTGGAGAAATTACAGGAAAAACTTCAAGAACAACATTAACAAAATACATGAATGAATTGGTTGAATATAAGATTTTAACACCAAAAAAAGACGGAGTAGAAGTATTCTATATTAACGAGGATTTAATAAGAATACTAGAAGGAAATTAA
- the istB gene encoding IS21-like element helper ATPase IstB, with protein MKLLDQIKNYADILRLTKMKNEPEVLLHQAQIDKPSYQEFTLQLLQREVQHRKKTDLDRRMKLARLPKDHNLDKYDFNMANGMTVPQLKQLRELLWMEQNYNLILMGPSGTGKTYVAGGLVSDAVKSGHKAYFITMEELITVLKLKEMTSSALNTYNRLLKSHLVAIDDIMLFPIKKHEAIAFFNLINHLHEQTSVIITTNKSPQQWAEMLDDEVLATALLDRLLFKCEVVKLEGKSYRMENRKTIFEQQSTL; from the coding sequence ATGAAGCTATTAGATCAAATTAAAAACTATGCCGATATTTTACGGCTGACAAAGATGAAGAACGAACCAGAAGTATTGCTTCATCAGGCACAGATAGACAAACCATCTTATCAGGAATTTACATTACAGCTCTTGCAAAGAGAGGTTCAGCACAGAAAGAAAACAGATCTTGACAGGAGAATGAAATTAGCCCGCCTGCCTAAAGATCACAACCTGGACAAGTATGACTTTAACATGGCAAATGGTATGACTGTGCCTCAATTGAAACAATTACGGGAATTATTATGGATGGAACAAAATTATAACCTGATACTAATGGGACCCTCAGGAACAGGAAAAACGTATGTTGCCGGCGGTTTGGTTAGCGATGCCGTAAAATCCGGTCATAAAGCTTATTTCATTACAATGGAGGAGTTAATAACGGTGCTAAAATTGAAAGAAATGACATCCAGTGCTCTCAATACCTATAACCGCCTTTTAAAGTCCCATTTAGTGGCCATAGACGATATAATGTTGTTCCCTATCAAGAAACATGAAGCTATAGCCTTTTTTAATCTTATAAATCACCTGCACGAACAAACATCTGTAATAATCACAACAAATAAATCACCTCAGCAATGGGCAGAAATGCTCGATGATGAAGTATTGGCTACAGCATTATTGGATAGATTATTGTTTAAATGTGAGGTGGTAAAACTAGAAGGTAAAAGTTACAGAATGGAGAACAGGAAAACAATCTTTGAGCAGCAATCAACGCTCTGA
- the istA gene encoding IS21 family transposase, with product MNKNKKVFMWYKVKELSAKGLNQSQIKLELGIDRGTVRKYLLMSEAQFLSWISTPRRMPKKLNGYYNFVKELLEGAPYLSAAQVEDRLKEHYSDLPDVSSKTVYNFVQTVRKEQNIPKYKEKLPRQYEKLPETEYGEEAQVDFGSYRMLSSGSGRVKIYFFTMVLSRSRQKFVYCQRMPFTTETANYAHELAFEYFQGIPRRIIYDQDRVFIKDENLGDVLLTDGFMQFTNAHPFEVIFCRKADPESKGKVENVVKYVKHNYLKGRVFQDIDRLQKEVLQWLDRTGNAKIHGTTRRIPKQEWEKEKQYLLTYSGKPEKPFLNLPTYPVRKDNTVLYRSNYYSLPLGTYQDRGTNVLLEEKEMKLFFYTNDNLLLATHELSLDTGRIIKNNDHAREKSKTLQKTYELVFESLRYIPQTEQYLAAIEKNKPRYFHDNLRVIQKNIESSSQEITKLALVYCYENQILNANRFAEVLNYFENEQALKNVKHNVCIETGNLNKQQNDDMQPQKSDINEYESIMN from the coding sequence ATGAATAAAAACAAAAAAGTTTTTATGTGGTACAAAGTTAAAGAATTATCAGCAAAAGGACTAAATCAAAGTCAAATCAAATTAGAGTTAGGTATCGACAGAGGAACTGTACGCAAATATCTTTTAATGAGTGAAGCTCAGTTTTTATCATGGATCAGTACACCTCGCAGAATGCCCAAAAAGCTAAATGGGTATTATAATTTTGTGAAAGAATTATTGGAAGGTGCACCCTATTTATCAGCAGCCCAGGTTGAAGATAGATTAAAAGAACATTATTCCGATCTGCCGGATGTAAGCAGCAAAACAGTCTATAATTTTGTTCAAACCGTAAGAAAGGAGCAAAATATACCCAAGTATAAAGAAAAACTTCCACGGCAGTACGAGAAGCTTCCTGAAACAGAATACGGAGAAGAGGCACAGGTAGATTTTGGATCATACCGCATGCTTAGCAGTGGAAGTGGCAGGGTTAAAATTTACTTTTTTACAATGGTACTTTCCCGTTCCCGACAAAAGTTTGTTTACTGTCAACGAATGCCATTTACTACAGAGACAGCAAATTATGCACATGAACTGGCATTCGAATATTTTCAGGGAATCCCCCGTCGAATAATCTATGATCAGGATCGTGTTTTTATAAAAGATGAAAATCTTGGAGATGTTCTTCTTACTGATGGATTTATGCAGTTTACAAATGCACATCCATTTGAGGTGATATTTTGCAGAAAAGCAGACCCTGAAAGCAAAGGGAAAGTTGAAAATGTAGTAAAATACGTAAAACACAATTATCTGAAAGGAAGAGTATTCCAGGATATTGACAGATTGCAAAAAGAAGTTTTACAATGGCTTGATCGTACTGGAAATGCGAAGATACATGGAACAACCAGGCGTATCCCAAAACAAGAGTGGGAAAAAGAAAAGCAATACCTGCTGACCTATAGCGGAAAACCGGAAAAACCATTTTTAAACTTGCCGACATATCCTGTAAGAAAAGATAACACGGTGCTTTATCGAAGTAATTACTACAGCTTGCCTTTGGGTACATATCAAGACAGGGGTACCAATGTTTTACTGGAAGAAAAAGAAATGAAGCTTTTCTTTTATACGAATGATAACCTGTTGCTGGCCACACATGAGCTGTCTTTAGATACAGGTCGGATTATTAAAAACAATGACCATGCAAGGGAAAAGTCAAAGACTCTGCAAAAAACCTATGAGCTGGTTTTTGAAAGCTTAAGATATATTCCTCAAACCGAACAATATTTGGCAGCAATAGAGAAAAATAAACCCCGGTATTTCCATGATAATCTCCGAGTTATACAAAAGAACATTGAAAGTTCATCTCAGGAAATAACCAAATTAGCCCTTGTTTACTGTTATGAAAATCAGATACTAAATGCCAATCGTTTCGCCGAAGTACTGAATTACTTTGAAAATGAGCAAGCTCTAAAGAATGTAAAACACAATGTTTGTATAGAAACCGGCAATTTGAATAAGCAGCAAAATGATGATATGCAACCTCAGAAAAGTGATATCAATGAATATGAATCAATAATGAATTAA
- the rmuC gene encoding DNA recombination protein RmuC has translation MEFLYLAIGIVKGLIIGWLIMRKKASQKEALHREQLLKQENTFIKDKSELSHRLSILEERANNLMHEKGELAKSLNEEREKNVNLTRSVSVSATERKNLEERLENQKQELDELQKKFTSDFENIATKILKENTKEFTSSNQKNMSDIMGPIKEKLILFEKKVEETYDKELRDKISLKEEVKKLYDLNTRISDEANNLTKALKGDVKKQGNWGEVVLERILERSGLSKGEEYEREVVMQNNDGQTIRPDVIIKLPENKHVIVDSKVSLIAYERFVNATLESDTEKFQKEHIISLKAHVKELADKHYQSSESVDSPDFVLMFVPIESSFAIAVQADQELFNFAWEKKIVIVSPSTLLATLRTIASIWKQEHQNRNVLEIARQGGALYDKFVGFVDDMQNLGRQMDTTKKTYSAAMNKLSDGKGNLVRNAEKIRELGAKVKKKLPQNLIDRMNDSNALQ, from the coding sequence ATGGAATTTTTATATCTCGCTATCGGAATTGTTAAAGGTTTAATTATTGGCTGGTTAATTATGCGCAAAAAAGCCTCGCAAAAAGAAGCTTTACATCGCGAGCAGCTTTTAAAACAAGAAAATACTTTTATTAAGGATAAAAGTGAACTATCGCATCGCCTTTCGATACTGGAAGAACGCGCCAATAACCTAATGCACGAAAAAGGTGAACTGGCAAAATCATTAAACGAAGAAAGAGAAAAAAATGTGAACTTAACACGTTCGGTTTCTGTATCGGCTACCGAGCGTAAAAACCTGGAAGAACGATTGGAAAATCAGAAACAGGAATTAGATGAACTACAGAAAAAATTTACCAGCGATTTCGAAAATATAGCCACTAAAATCCTTAAAGAAAATACCAAAGAATTTACCAGTTCGAACCAAAAGAACATGAGTGATATTATGGGCCCCATTAAGGAGAAACTAATTTTGTTCGAGAAAAAAGTAGAAGAAACCTACGACAAAGAGCTGCGCGATAAAATTAGTCTGAAAGAAGAGGTAAAAAAACTTTACGATTTAAATACCCGAATAAGCGACGAAGCCAATAACCTTACCAAAGCCTTAAAAGGCGATGTGAAAAAACAAGGAAACTGGGGAGAAGTGGTTCTCGAACGAATTTTAGAACGATCGGGCCTAAGTAAGGGTGAAGAATACGAACGCGAAGTAGTAATGCAAAACAACGATGGGCAAACCATTAGGCCCGATGTAATAATAAAACTACCTGAAAATAAACATGTAATTGTAGATTCGAAGGTATCGTTAATTGCCTACGAACGTTTTGTAAATGCAACGCTTGAAAGCGATACCGAAAAATTTCAAAAAGAACATATCATTTCCTTAAAAGCTCATGTTAAAGAACTGGCAGATAAACATTATCAGAGCTCGGAAAGTGTAGACTCGCCCGATTTTGTACTGATGTTTGTACCCATAGAATCGTCTTTTGCAATTGCTGTGCAAGCCGATCAGGAACTGTTTAACTTCGCCTGGGAAAAGAAAATTGTAATTGTTAGCCCTTCTACCCTTTTGGCTACTTTGCGTACCATTGCCTCTATATGGAAACAAGAACACCAAAACCGAAATGTACTGGAAATTGCCCGACAAGGTGGTGCTTTATACGACAAATTTGTAGGCTTTGTTGATGATATGCAAAACCTAGGCAGACAAATGGATACCACGAAAAAAACCTATTCGGCAGCAATGAATAAATTAAGCGATGGAAAAGGAAATTTGGTTCGTAATGCCGAAAAAATTCGCGAACTGGGTGCTAAAGTGAAAAAGAAATTACCGCAAAATTTAATAGACAGAATGAACGATTCGAATGCCTTACAATAA
- a CDS encoding UDP-2,3-diacylglucosamine diphosphatase — MENNKKIYFASDVHLGAPAMNNNRQREKLFAKWLDTVKNDAEAIYLMGDIFDFWFEYKRAAPRGFTRVLGKIAEITDSGIPVHFFTGNHDIWVFDYLPSETGVIVHRDIVKTELKGKKFFLGHGDGLGPYDKSYKFLKKIFTNKFLQWAFARLHPNFSIWLAHIWSGHSRLKNGCIEADNFRGVDKEWLVLYANDELKKEHFDYFVFGHRHWPSDIDLNGKSRYINTGDWVTNFTYAVFDGDKMELKEYEKPKV, encoded by the coding sequence ATGGAGAATAATAAAAAAATATATTTTGCCTCGGATGTGCATTTAGGTGCGCCCGCTATGAATAACAATCGCCAGCGCGAAAAACTATTTGCAAAGTGGTTGGATACAGTAAAAAACGATGCCGAAGCAATTTACTTAATGGGTGATATTTTCGACTTCTGGTTCGAATACAAAAGAGCTGCTCCAAGAGGTTTTACACGTGTTTTAGGGAAAATTGCTGAAATTACCGATTCGGGTATTCCGGTGCATTTTTTTACTGGTAATCATGATATTTGGGTGTTTGACTATTTGCCTTCCGAAACAGGAGTAATTGTTCATCGGGATATTGTTAAAACCGAACTAAAAGGAAAAAAATTCTTTTTAGGACATGGCGACGGACTAGGACCTTACGATAAAAGCTATAAGTTCTTAAAAAAAATATTCACCAATAAATTTTTACAATGGGCTTTTGCCCGATTACACCCTAACTTTTCAATTTGGCTGGCTCATATATGGTCGGGGCACAGTCGTTTAAAAAATGGATGTATAGAAGCAGATAACTTTAGAGGTGTTGACAAAGAATGGCTGGTACTTTATGCCAATGATGAGTTAAAAAAAGAACATTTCGATTATTTTGTTTTCGGACACCGACACTGGCCCAGCGATATCGATCTTAATGGTAAAAGCAGATATATAAACACCGGCGATTGGGTTACTAACTTTACCTACGCAGTTTTTGATGGCGATAAAATGGAATTAAAAGAGTATGAAAAACCTAAAGTCTAA
- a CDS encoding TlpA disulfide reductase family protein: MRKLLFALPLLLLWACNQNDSVKFEGKIDNADGKVLYLDKLHVASSETIDSVSLDEDGKFKFKTEVENSKPEFYILRLSNGKLITLLAEANENILIYSKSQNMGKKYIVKGSKGSKLVKQINDTLNANKAKIANIRKQLEEKKNDANFSTLSQNLVAEYVETIQAQREFSKDFIMKNATSLASYMALYQKIDKNTFTLNENSDIQFVKIVASSMKALYPEHEYTKAILANYKTLEKRMANLNIAKMIKEKGSNFPDVKLPNTNGKEVALSSYKGKFIILSYWASQDVASRKQNITLKKIYNKYRSKGLKIYQISIDQNEKLWKQAIDEDKLNWTNVCDLDTGSAAATRLYNIKKVPSNYLIDQRGEIVGKDLFGRRLEEKVAEYVK; this comes from the coding sequence ATGAGAAAACTTTTATTTGCCCTGCCCCTATTGCTTCTTTGGGCCTGTAATCAAAACGACAGTGTAAAATTTGAAGGTAAAATTGATAATGCCGACGGTAAAGTATTGTATTTAGATAAATTACATGTTGCCAGCAGCGAAACCATAGATTCTGTAAGTTTAGATGAAGATGGAAAATTTAAATTTAAAACTGAAGTAGAGAATTCTAAACCCGAATTTTATATTCTTCGTCTTTCCAATGGTAAATTAATTACTCTTTTGGCCGAAGCAAACGAAAATATTTTGATCTATAGCAAAAGTCAAAATATGGGTAAAAAATATATTGTTAAAGGATCGAAAGGATCGAAATTAGTAAAGCAAATTAACGATACCCTTAATGCCAACAAAGCTAAAATAGCCAATATCCGCAAGCAATTGGAAGAGAAAAAAAATGATGCCAATTTCTCTACCCTTTCACAAAATTTAGTTGCCGAGTATGTAGAAACCATACAAGCTCAGAGAGAATTTTCTAAAGACTTTATAATGAAGAATGCCACATCATTGGCAAGTTATATGGCCTTGTATCAGAAAATCGATAAAAATACTTTTACACTAAACGAAAACAGCGATATTCAGTTTGTAAAAATAGTAGCTTCGTCGATGAAAGCTCTTTATCCGGAACACGAATACACCAAAGCAATTCTTGCCAATTACAAAACTCTTGAAAAAAGAATGGCAAATTTGAATATTGCAAAAATGATTAAAGAAAAAGGCTCTAATTTTCCTGATGTTAAACTACCCAATACAAATGGAAAAGAAGTAGCTCTATCGTCGTACAAGGGAAAATTCATTATTCTTAGCTACTGGGCTTCTCAGGATGTTGCATCGCGAAAGCAAAATATAACTCTAAAAAAAATCTACAATAAATATCGTAGTAAAGGCTTAAAAATTTACCAGATTTCGATAGATCAGAATGAGAAATTATGGAAACAAGCAATTGATGAAGATAAACTTAACTGGACCAATGTGTGCGATTTAGACACCGGAAGCGCTGCTGCTACCCGACTATATAACATTAAAAAGGTTCCGTCAAATTATCTAATCGACCAAAGAGGAGAAATTGTTGGTAAAGATCTTTTCGGACGCAGACTGGAAGAAAAAGTAGCAGAGTACGTAAAATAG
- a CDS encoding bifunctional riboflavin kinase/FAD synthetase translates to MKIYTDLKDFSAINPVVTIGTFDGVHLGHRKVIRRLQELAHKVKGETVIFTFYPHPRLVLSKENNGLRLINTLEEKKVLLEAAGIDHLVIYPFTKEFSQLSYIEFVEQILVKQLGMKYLVVGYDHRFGHNREGKYEDLKVFADQLNFKIERQDVLNMDAINVSSTKVRAAISEGDIKMANKYLGYRFFIKGDVIDGKKLGRKLGFPTANIDPQESYKLVPKDGVYAVKVDVDDKRYLGMLNIGVRPTVNNQLDNRSIEVHILDFDQDIYYKNITIRFYKRIRSEQFFNSIDELKEQLAKDKQSVIELLG, encoded by the coding sequence ATGAAAATATATACGGATCTAAAAGATTTTTCAGCTATTAATCCAGTAGTTACAATTGGTACATTCGATGGTGTTCATTTGGGCCATAGAAAGGTAATTCGAAGACTACAGGAATTGGCACATAAAGTAAAGGGAGAAACCGTAATCTTCACTTTTTATCCTCACCCAAGATTGGTTTTAAGCAAGGAAAATAATGGACTTCGATTAATTAATACTCTCGAAGAAAAAAAAGTATTGCTCGAGGCTGCCGGAATCGATCATCTGGTTATTTATCCATTTACAAAAGAGTTTTCGCAACTTTCTTATATCGAGTTTGTTGAGCAAATTTTGGTAAAGCAATTGGGTATGAAATATCTGGTTGTAGGTTACGATCATCGTTTTGGTCATAATAGAGAGGGTAAATACGAAGATTTAAAGGTATTTGCCGATCAGTTAAATTTTAAAATTGAGCGCCAGGATGTTTTAAATATGGATGCTATAAATGTTAGCTCCACTAAGGTACGTGCTGCAATTTCGGAAGGTGATATAAAAATGGCCAATAAATATTTGGGCTACCGCTTTTTTATAAAAGGAGATGTTATCGATGGGAAAAAATTAGGCCGCAAATTAGGTTTTCCTACTGCTAATATCGATCCGCAGGAAAGCTACAAGCTAGTGCCTAAAGATGGTGTTTATGCTGTAAAAGTTGATGTGGACGATAAACGATATTTGGGAATGTTGAATATTGGCGTGCGACCTACTGTAAATAATCAATTGGATAACCGATCGATAGAAGTTCATATCCTCGATTTCGATCAGGATATCTATTACAAAAATATTACCATACGCTTTTATAAGCGCATACGTAGCGAGCAGTTTTTTAATTCGATTGATGAATTAAAAGAGCAGTTGGCAAAAGATAAACAATCGGTTATTGAATTGTTAGGTTAA
- a CDS encoding sodium-translocating pyrophosphatase codes for MKKALLLLLCGILLIPFTSLASEADLLVPDLKQSTFNGLAGMNGWDLLLYGIIVIALGLLFGLLQFNRIKKLPVHKSMAKVSNIIYETCKTYLLQQGKFLIILFIIIGVAISYYFIGLANVSIPKTMLILLWTVLGILGSYGVAWFGIRINTYANSRTSFAALKKKPFDVMSIPLQAGMSVGLLLICVELIMMIAILLFIPGESAGACFVGFAIGESLGASALRIAGGIFTKIADIGADLMKIVFKIGEDDPRNPGVIADCTGDNAGDSVGPTADGFETYGVTGVALITFIILMFGETGLMPNVGFASTLIVWIFAMRVLMIFTSVFAYLVNQAIAKAKYSQADSFNFEAPLSSLVWITSIISIIVTYLLSYVLISDLPEQLWWKLSTIISCGTLAAAIIPEFTKAFTSSNSRHVQEVVSASREGGASLTILSGMVAGNFSAFWEGMVMMALMAVAFYTVQDIDIFGEYPGIFAFGLVAFGFLGMGPVTIAVDSYGPVTDNAQSIFELSQIEKIPNIKEEINSEFGFEPNFESGKHNLEENDSAGNTFKATAKPVLIGTAVIGATTMIFAIILLLKGTFLLSGESLLQIQLTDPSVILGLITGGAVIYWFSGASMQAVTTGAYRAVEYIKKNINLDKSEADIQDSKNVVKICTQYAQTGMWNIFAVILCLTLAFAFFSPNFFVAYLISIAIFGLFQAMYMANAGGAWDNAKKVVEVDLQEKNTPLHDATIIGDTVGDPYKDTSSVALNPIIKFSTLFGLLAAEIAIELIIHADKTGETNIAPYIGGVFLLIGLFFVYRSFYGMRIPKK; via the coding sequence ATGAAAAAAGCATTATTACTTCTATTGTGTGGGATATTACTAATCCCTTTTACAAGTTTGGCCAGCGAAGCCGATTTGCTTGTGCCAGATCTTAAACAAAGTACTTTTAACGGACTGGCTGGAATGAATGGTTGGGACTTGTTACTTTATGGAATTATTGTAATTGCACTTGGTTTACTTTTTGGATTGCTACAATTTAATCGTATCAAAAAATTGCCTGTGCATAAATCGATGGCTAAAGTTTCTAATATTATTTACGAAACCTGTAAAACCTATCTGCTACAGCAAGGAAAATTTCTTATTATATTATTTATAATTATAGGTGTTGCCATATCCTATTATTTTATTGGATTAGCAAATGTATCTATTCCTAAAACCATGCTTATTTTATTGTGGACTGTTCTTGGTATTTTGGGATCGTATGGAGTTGCTTGGTTTGGAATAAGAATTAATACTTATGCAAACAGTCGTACTTCTTTTGCTGCCTTAAAGAAAAAGCCTTTCGATGTTATGTCTATTCCATTACAGGCCGGTATGAGTGTAGGGCTTTTGCTTATTTGTGTTGAGCTAATAATGATGATAGCTATTCTTCTTTTTATTCCCGGAGAAAGCGCCGGAGCCTGTTTTGTAGGATTTGCAATTGGTGAATCGCTGGGCGCATCGGCTTTAAGAATTGCAGGTGGTATTTTTACTAAAATTGCCGATATAGGAGCCGATTTAATGAAAATTGTCTTTAAAATTGGAGAAGATGATCCTAGAAATCCGGGAGTAATTGCCGATTGTACTGGCGATAATGCGGGCGATAGTGTTGGGCCTACTGCCGATGGTTTCGAAACTTACGGAGTTACCGGAGTTGCTTTAATCACTTTTATTATTTTAATGTTTGGAGAAACAGGTTTAATGCCAAATGTAGGTTTTGCATCAACTTTAATAGTATGGATTTTCGCCATGCGTGTACTAATGATATTTACTTCGGTATTTGCATATCTGGTAAATCAGGCCATAGCCAAAGCAAAATATAGTCAGGCCGATAGTTTTAATTTCGAAGCTCCTTTAAGCTCTTTGGTATGGATTACTTCAATCATATCAATAATAGTAACCTATTTATTAAGTTATGTACTGATATCAGACCTTCCGGAACAACTTTGGTGGAAACTATCGACTATTATTTCCTGTGGAACATTGGCAGCAGCCATAATTCCAGAATTTACCAAAGCATTTACCAGTTCGAACTCGCGACATGTGCAGGAAGTGGTAAGCGCATCGCGCGAAGGAGGTGCTTCCTTAACCATCTTATCGGGTATGGTTGCTGGTAATTTTTCTGCTTTCTGGGAAGGGATGGTAATGATGGCATTAATGGCTGTAGCATTTTACACTGTTCAGGACATCGATATTTTTGGCGAATATCCAGGCATATTTGCTTTTGGCTTGGTGGCTTTTGGTTTTTTAGGAATGGGACCTGTTACCATTGCTGTGGATAGTTACGGACCTGTTACCGATAATGCCCAATCGATATTTGAATTATCACAAATTGAGAAAATTCCGAATATTAAAGAAGAGATTAATAGTGAGTTTGGTTTCGAACCTAATTTTGAAAGCGGAAAACACAATTTAGAAGAAAACGATTCGGCCGGAAATACCTTTAAAGCTACTGCTAAGCCCGTTTTAATTGGTACTGCCGTAATTGGTGCCACAACCATGATTTTCGCAATTATTTTACTACTAAAAGGAACCTTTCTGTTAAGCGGAGAATCTTTATTGCAAATTCAGTTAACCGATCCTTCGGTAATTCTGGGTTTAATTACAGGTGGAGCAGTTATTTACTGGTTCTCGGGAGCATCGATGCAAGCCGTAACCACAGGGGCCTACCGCGCTGTTGAATACATTAAGAAAAATATTAATTTAGATAAAAGCGAAGCCGATATTCAGGATTCGAAAAATGTAGTTAAAATTTGTACCCAATACGCACAAACGGGAATGTGGAATATTTTTGCTGTTATTCTATGTTTAACACTGGCTTTTGCATTTTTTAGCCCTAACTTTTTTGTGGCTTACCTAATTTCAATTGCTATTTTTGGTTTGTTTCAGGCCATGTATATGGCCAATGCTGGTGGTGCATGGGATAATGCCAAAAAAGTTGTGGAAGTTGATTTACAAGAGAAAAATACGCCTTTACACGATGCTACCATTATTGGCGATACGGTTGGTGATCCTTATAAAGATACCTCGTCGGTTGCATTAAATCCGATTATTAAGTTTTCTACATTATTTGGACTTTTAGCTGCCGAAATTGCAATTGAGTTAATTATTCATGCCGATAAAACAGGAGAAACAAATATTGCTCCATACATTGGTGGTGTATTCCTACTAATTGGTTTATTCTTTGTTTACCGCTCTTTTTACGGAATGAGAATTCCTAAAAAATAA